One window from the genome of Nicotiana tomentosiformis chromosome 5, ASM39032v3, whole genome shotgun sequence encodes:
- the LOC104102041 gene encoding uncharacterized protein, translated as MVKKAWKIIPRPLLETVLNNHAQHHRVPQPLILHGPRGVGKTTLILERLMGKWNSGPHVTGYVDFAESIKDHHPIHGQSFPWSSWSNCPPPLLPSLTARLECCLESMAQKGIKLGTISSHQIFTVLSKWHGLNTALKQILNGSVSNSRKAVSIRNSSVLNLWERAVFASSVRLNAQESSGLSLEEQTYYKEAMAALNLAKEVISVQQKWRANAIKHLNQTGGFSRSLANSATDWPCLLLELLSSAAEIDYFQPKLVINNIEVLKNAILKDDSTVCGSMYHDSLIWRMIALGANERCLPVILVTSDSYYSYRAYMDFGFPDIFISRETFGWTPAEAKMHMVDNYFSQSEWNVIVEVLGPNPRHLFEVYALKLSNYYQKVMSEKSSKFEDIVDAYLAYLQVTVVNPAMDRALSLLQKFAVDARSGRILKDKLCFGAPWRHPPSSDDPVLCCQWAKIQLMDFVQSLVNAEFGVNYLADCSLEIFDDPSAIALIEVGLLYSQRDPSFIRPVSRGIQRCLVRWLVQKRMELNLKNSLQHLWQRVIRGRSYRHLMLEVGYK; from the exons atggtgaaaaagGCATGGAAAATAATCCCACGGCCCCTCCTCGAAACCGTCCTCAACAACCACGCTCAACACCACCGTGTCCCTCAACCCCTTATTCTTCACGGCCCTCGTGGCGTCGGCAAAACCACTCTAATCCTCGAAC GTCTTATGGGTAAATGGAACAGTGGCCCTCATGTAACAGGCTACGTGGACTTTGCAGAATCCATTAAAGATCATCACCCAATTCACGGCCAATCATTTCCTTGGTCTTCTTGGTCCAATTGCCCACCTCCTTTACTGCCCTCTCTTACAGCTCGACTCGAATGTTGCCTCGAATCAATGGCCCAAAAGGGTATTAAGCTTGGAACTATAAGCTCTCATCAAATTTTCACTGTTTTGAGTAAATGGCATGGACTTAATACAGCCCTTAAACAGATCCTAAATGGCAGTGTTTCTAACTCCAGGAAGGCTGTTTCGATTAGGAATAGTTCGGTGTTGAATTTATGGGAAAGGGCAGTTTTTGCATCAAGTGTTCGATTAAATGCCCAAGAGAGCTCTGGGTTGAGTTTGGAGGAACAGACGTATTATAAGGAAGCAATGGCAGCTTTGAATTTGGCTAAAGAGGTTATAAGTGTGCAGCAAAAGTGGAGAGCTAATGCGATCAAGCATTTGAATCAGACTGGTGGGTTTTCGAGGTCTTTGGCCAATTCAGCCACGGATTGGCCCTGTTTGTTATTGGAACTCCTTTCATCCGCCGCTGAAATAGATTATTTTCAG CCGAAGCTGGTGATAAACAATATTGAAGTTCTAAAGAATGCAATACTGAAGGATGATTCTACTGTCTGTGGGTCCATGTATCACGATAGTCTGATATGGAGAATGATAGCCTTGGGTGCAAATGAGAGATGTCTTCCAGTTATTCTTGTAACATCTGATAG CTACTACTCATATCGTGCCTATATGGATTTTGGATTTCCGGATATTTTCATCTCACGTGAG ACATTTGGGTGGACCCCTGCAGAAGCTAAAATGCATATGGTTGACAACTATTTTAGTCAGTCAGAG TGGAATGTGATTGTTGAGGTGCTAGGGCCGAATCCGAGACATCTATTTGAGGTTTATGCACTCAAGCTAAGTAATTACTACCAGAA GGTCATGAGTGAGAAGAGCAGTAAATTTGAGGATATCGTGGATGCATACTTGGCATATCTTCAA GTAACAGTAGTTAATCCTGCCATGGATAGAGCATTGTCACTTCTACAGAAGTTTGCAGTTGATGCACGAAGTGGAAGAATTCTGAAGGACAAGCTATGTTTTGGTGCTCCCTGGAGACACCCTCCATCTTCTGATGATCCTGTATTGTGTTGTCAGTGGGCTAAAATTCAACTTATGGACTTTGTTCAGTCTCTCGTGAATGCAGAATTTGGG GTAAACTATCTAGCTGATTGTAGTCTTGAAATCTTTGATGATCCCTCTGCTATTGCATTAATAGAG GTCGGTCTGCTGTATTCACAACGGGATCCATCATTCATTCGTCCTGTTTCTCGGGGTATTCAGAGATGCCTTGTAAGATG GCTTGTTCAAAAGCGAATGGAACTGAACTTAAAGAATTCACTCCAGCATCTTTGGCAGCGAGTCATACGGGGGCGCAGCTATCGCCATCTGATGTTAGAAGTAGGATACAAGTAG